A genomic stretch from Scheffersomyces stipitis CBS 6054 chromosome 6, complete sequence includes:
- the FST10 gene encoding putative zinc-finger protein (Fungal specific<br>transcription factor~go_function DNA binding; transcription factor activity; zinc ion binding~go_process transcription; regulation of transcription, DNA-dependent): MAGNVEKPKPLKVFGRTHYACTRCKLSKIKCSGEKPACSNCKSVNKEFACVYPAKDRKIVIMESDLNKLHDRVEHLETLLRQSGQSDPTDSSSQSELQQQTNPSHQYLYSEQSPSSLSVVEKPESYGSILFEDVFAPEFEDTSLSSNMLRVCEQQLPDRKYAMQLLEKVYATYSSEFYLIDIAEMHDLFDDVYSLFRRSAANNGQYDFESIANSKSGMNQTSFSYLFAVLAFGEQLLNVQTPEGKYPGIKHYLLAERLFRLTKEQIDFTFIQCALLLGLYAANLSRYNTVYNYLGVAARSAVAQGYHRQKEIPKSIQSDQEIFAFRRHAEKAKLLWWSVFVIDTTWATKTVHFQYTDTDVDLPCENTFPLSEEFDPNILEVNVHLTKYIAKFVRLIYGPNIRTFSINYINTNQFNQKLLLKNIIKSSRDLVNDFETPLLGQFKDSNIIERGRRNLANLFLRYHQLIILITKPSLSLVFDASAPSVVENYEDLFSTISKGLFTSCATIDLIANLFVKHKIFVLGFWDSQHLFAAILYIIIACLDGKYYPQLNIGIALLRFMAQRTNINAKKCFDKLVEINKLLMDAPEVKLRLNLYASVADFITDDKDAPYNPLPQSSLNTTSSTGDFKFTPVLPLPYLPEPYRIITYGTNKKRYSESSRSAIFTLINEIQGWDD; the protein is encoded by the coding sequence ATGGCGGGAAACGTCGAAAAGCCCAAGCCGCTAAAGGTGTTTGGCAGAACCCACTACGCTTGTACCAGATGTAAGCtctccaagatcaagtgTTCCGGAGAAAAGCCAGCATGCTCCAATTGCAAGAGTGTAAACAAGGAATTCGCCTGCGTGTATCCTGCCAAAGATCGTAAGATAGTTATCATGGAAAGCGACCTCAACAAGTTGCACGACCGAGTGGAACATTTAGAAACGCTTCTTCGGCAACTGGGCCAATCGGATCCAACAGATCTGCTGAGCCAGCTGGAGCTTCAACAGCAGACTAATCCTAGTCATCAGTACTTATATTCTGAACAATCACCGTCCTCGCTTTCTGTCGTAGAAAAGCCAGAGTCTTACGGTAGCATCttgtttgaagatgtctttGCCCCGGAATTTGAGGATACCCTGCTTCTGTCCAATATGCTCCGCGTCTGTGAGCAGCAACTTCCAGATCGTAAATACGCCATGCAGCTTCTAGAGAAAGTGTATGCGACATACTCGTCAGAGTTCTATCTCATTGACATTGCAGAAATGCATGACCTCTTTGATGACGTGTATTCGCTTTTCAGGCGCTCAGCAGCAAATAATGGCCAGTACGATTTCGAATCTATAGCCAACAGCAAAAGCGGAATGAACCAGACCTCGTTCTCGTATCTCTTCGCCGTCCTTGCCTTCGGTGAGCAGTTGCTCAACGTCCAGACGCCTGAAGGGAAGTACCCAGGTATAAAACACTATCTTTTGGCAGAAAGGCTCTTCCGATTGACCAAAGAGCAGATTGATTTCACCTTCATTCAATGTGCCCTTTTGCTTGGTTTATACGCTGCCAACTTGAGCAGATACAACACTGTGTATAACTACTTGGGTGTAGCAGCCCGTTCTGCCGTAGCTCAGGGGTATCATCGCCAGAAGGAAATTCCCAAGAGCATCCAGTCAGACCAGGAAATCTTTGCTTTTCGTAGGCATGCCGAAAAGGCAAAACTTCTTTGGTGGTCGGTCTTCGTCATCGACACAACCTGGGCAACAAAAACTGTCCATTTCCAATACACCGACACAGACGTAGATTTACCCTGCGAAAACACTTTTCCCTTGCTGGAAGAGTTTGACCCCAACATTCTCGAGGTGAATGTTCACCTCACGAAATACATAGCCAAGTTTGTCCGGTTGATCTACGGTCCAAATATCAGAACTTTTTCCATCAACTACATCAACACCAACCAATTCAACCAGAAGCTACTACTCAAAAATATTATCAAGTCTTCCCGCGATTTAGTGAATGATTTCGAGACACCATTACTTGGCCAGTTCAAAGACTCGAACATCATCGAACGTGGTCGTAGAaacttggccaatttgTTTCTCAGGTATCATCAGCTTATCATCTTGATCACTAAGCCACTGTTGTCGCTCGTTTTCGATGCTTCAGCTCCCTCCGTCGTTGAAAATTATGAAGACCTCTTCTCGACAATCTCAAAAGGGTTATTCACCTCTTGTGCAACTATTGATCTAATTGCCAATTTGTTTGTCAAGCATAAGATCTTTGTTTTGGGTTTCTGGGATAGCCAGCACTTGTTTGCGGCAATTTTGTACATCATCATTGCCTGCTTGGATGGAAAGTACTATCCGCAGTTGAATATTGGTATCGCATTATTGAGGTTCATGGCCCAACGCACCAATATCAATGCCAAAAAGTGCTTTGACAAGCTTGtggaaatcaacaagttaCTCATGGATGCTCCTGAAGTCAAGCTCAGATTAAACTTGTATGCGAGCGTGGCAGATTTCATCACAGATGACAAAGATGCTCCATATAACCCTCTTCCGCAATCGAGCTTGAATACAACGTCTTCCACAGGAGATTTCAAGTTCACTCCAGTACTTCCCCTCCCATATTTGCCAGAACCCTACCGTATAATAACGTACGGTACCAACAAAAAGAGGTATAGTGAGAGTTCGCGCAGTGCTATATTCACCTTGATTAACGAGATTCAGGGTTGGGACGATTAG
- the ECM33 gene encoding 3-prime end of ExtraCellular Mutant protein (3-prime end of ExtraCellular Mutant protein (PST1)): STLTTATPSVASGCSFSSFVATASAQVQQVAACATAVGDITIRGDSFGSIELTGLEQVFGSLKIQNTTLATTINAPTLQLISEDFELSGLTILNTLNLAQLNTVGSLNWVTLPALESTGLTQGITAADSVVISDTGLTALTGINVVELQTFDVNNNQDINTIDSALQSVTSLLSISYNAESVDVVLDELTSAKNVVFQSINSLSVGNLTTINGSLSVSQSSIDAIEFKDLTSISNSLTINKNSELESLDFPKLTSIGGALEISDNDKLKSFDGFPELKTIGGSVDINGTFDNGTFESLSRVAGGFTLKSDGDISCEEFNKLNSDGDIKGNKFFCANAAGASSSSSSSKKGSSTDSSDSTETASETETSSTKASDASVHSG, from the coding sequence TCCACCTTGACTACAGCCACTCCTTCAGTCGCTAGCGGTTGTTCCTTTTCCAGTTTTGTTGCCACAGCTTCTgcccaagttcaacaagttgctGCCTGTGCTACTGCTGTCGGTGATATCACCATCCGTGGTGACTCTTTCGGTTCTATCGAATTGACCGGTTTGGAACAAGTTTTTGGTTCCTTGAAGATCCAAAACACCACTCTCGCAACCACAATCAACGCACCAACTTTGCAGTTGATTTCGGAAGATTTCGAATTGTCTGGTTTGACCATCTTGAACACTTTGAACCTTGCTCAATTGAACACCGTCGGTTCTCTTAACTGGGTCACTTTGCCAGCCTTGGAAAGCACCGGTTTGACTCAAGGTATCACTGCAGCTGATTCCGTCGTTATCTCGGACACTGGTTTGACCGCTTTGACTGGTATCAACGTTGTTGAATTGCAAACTTTCGACgtcaacaacaaccaagACATCAACACTATTGACTCTGCTTTGCAATCCGTCACTAGCCTTTTGTCCATCTCTTACAACGCTGAAAGTGTCGATGTCGTTTTGGACGAATTGACCTCTGCCAAGAACGTCGTCTTCCAATCTATCAACTCTTTGTCTGTTGGTAACTTGACCACCATCAACGGTTCCTTGTCTGTTTCTCAATCTTCCATTGATGCCATCGAATTCAAAGACTTAACCTCTATCAGTAACTCCTTGaccatcaacaagaactcCGAATTGGAGTCCTTGGACTTCCCTAAGTTGACTTCTATCGGTGGTGCTTTGGAAATCTCCGacaacgacaagttgaagtcaTTCGACGGTTTCCCAGAATTGAAGACCATCGGTGGTTCCGTTGACATCAACGGTACCTTCGACAACGGTACCTTCGAATCCTTGTCCAGAGTTGCCGGTGGTTTCACCTTGAAGTCGGACGGTGATATTTCTTGTGAggaattcaacaagttgaactctGACGGAGACATCAAGGGtaacaagttcttctgtGCCAACGCTGCCggtgcttcttcttcttcgtcttcttctaagAAGGGTTCTTCCACCGACTCCTCTGACTCCACTGAAACCGCTTCTGAAACTGAAACCAGCTCCACCAAGGCTTCCGACGCTTCGGTTCACTCTGGa